The Mixophyes fleayi isolate aMixFle1 chromosome 1, aMixFle1.hap1, whole genome shotgun sequence genome includes a region encoding these proteins:
- the LOC142143826 gene encoding phosphatidylinositol 4-phosphate 5-kinase type-1 gamma-like, whose translation MERSGHHGSLHSRNSQLAGRPFIQENGLFTQRSFTRFGNASVDPEKVKREGVQVILVAPDWVQSSWYTDALTMRAGFKEVTALKKGFLDKPSSFRSHEETCDEDNFQQVTVLVEPRQQNTVVGPEEEKHGEASGFLAKICLAEETGSQRSEEDDEVPVTDIYFFTDGRYWVYSPRLNMMHSASSSTDCPPDDRSWVYSPLHYNTQVQSVLDEESDTVSN comes from the exons ATGGAACGTTCAGGCCATCATGGCAgtcttcattccaggaatagCCAACTGGCAGGCAGACCAttcatccaggagaatggtctcttCACCCAGAGGTCTTTCACCAGATT TGGCAATGCTTCCGtggatcctgaaaaggtgaaAAGAGAAGGGGTCCAGgtcattctggtggctccagaTTGGGTGCAGAGTTCCTGGTACACAGACGCACTCACAATGAGAGCAG GTTTTAAAGAGGTGACTGCGCTGAAAAAGGGCTTCTTGGATAAG CCTTCTTCTTTCAGATCCCATGAAGAGACATGTGATGAGGACAACTTTCAGCAAGTTACAGTTCTGGTGGAGCCCAGACAACAAAATACTGTGGTTGGACCAGAAGAGGAAAAGCACGG AGAGGCCTCTGGTTTTTTGGCTAAAATCTGCCTTGCTGAGGAAACAGGAAGTCAGCGGTCTGAGGAAGATGATGAGGTGCCTGTGacagacatttatttt TTCACAGATGGGAGATATTGGGTCTATTCCCCCCGTCTCAACATGATGCACTCTGCCTCTTCATCCACTGACTGT CCCCCAGATGACCGGAGCTGGGTTTATTCCCCTCTCCACTATAACACCCAGGTGCAGTCGGTCTTAGACGAAGAGAGTGACACA